From one Babylonia areolata isolate BAREFJ2019XMU chromosome 35, ASM4173473v1, whole genome shotgun sequence genomic stretch:
- the LOC143278020 gene encoding uncharacterized protein LOC143278020, translating into MEQKISKIESEIDKLEEYSRRENLRFFGIPPLGQNENNDTCVSAVVDTLNSVERGVKKWTPDDIVRAHRIGQTREGNPRPMIVRFARWRDKMTIITDRDLRNKLTEKGVKVANDLTRAQSSVVAQARREGKKAYFRKGKLVIAPLPPDPRTYAEAASVGVADCSPVAHSTAAGTRGCTNSESQGRRDSTNHSEGSLPGDVTDVTAGDRYRHGLADRTTPRRDDSGVPQRQGQGQQQRGTKRTPRDVTQHSGSARAATTGPAASRQGGLHGYFKNQPSKSPAGVSDSGRTLRDRKK; encoded by the coding sequence ATGGAGCAGAAAATCAGCAAGATAGAATCTGAAATCGACAAACTTGAAGAATACTCGAGGAGGGAAAACCTGCGCTTCTTTGGGATTCCCCCACTTGGACAGAATGAGAACAATGACAcgtgtgtcagtgctgtggtgGATACATTGAACAGTGTTGAGAGAGGGGTGAAAAAGTGGACACCTGATGACATTGTGCGTGCTCACCGTATTGGACAGACCAGGGAAGGAAATCCTCGACCGATGATAGTAAGATTTGCCAGATGGAGAGACAAAATGACAATTATCACAGATAGAGACTTAAGAAACAAACTGACTGAGAAAGGTGTAAAAGTCGCCAACGATTTGACGCGAGCACAATCCAGCGTTGTTGCTCAGGCCAGACGAGAAGGCAAGAAGGCAtacttcaggaaaggaaagttggTGATCGCTCCGTTGCCTCCTGATCCCAGAACGTATGCAGAAGCAGCATCAGTGGGCGTAGCAGACTGCAGTCCTGTTGCACACAGCACGGCAGCGGGTACACGGGGGTGCACGAACTCGGAAAGTCAAGGACGACGGGACTCGACCAATCACAGCGAAGGCTCCCTTCCTGGTGACGTCACAGATGTGACAGCGGGTGACCGGTATCGACACGGATTGGCTGACAGGACGACCCCCCGGCGTGATGACAGTGGTGTCCCCCAGCGTCAAGGCCAAGGTCAACAGCAGAGAGGCACAAAAAGGACACCCcgtgacgtcacacaacacagcggCAGCGCACGTGCAGCGACCACTGGCCCTGCGGCAAGCAGACAAGGCGGGCTACACGGTTATTTTAAGAACCAGCCCAGCAAGTCCCCAgctggtgtcagtgacagtggcagGACACTgcgtgacagaaagaaatag